A single Methylobacterium sp. 17Sr1-1 DNA region contains:
- the upp gene encoding uracil phosphoribosyltransferase, which yields MQGAGARGETGVAPVTVVDHPLVQHKLTLLRDKARSTKGFRQLLNEIGTLLAYEVTRDLPLEPVEIETPLVTMQGAQIAGKKLVLAPILRAGVGFLDGMLSLLPSARVAHIGLYRDPDSLEAVEYYFKAPSDLADRTVLVLDPMLATANSAVAAVDRLKERGARDLRFVCLLAAPEGLAKFQGSHPDVPVWTASIDSHLNEHGYILPGLGDAGDRMYGTR from the coding sequence ATGCAGGGTGCGGGTGCGCGCGGGGAGACGGGTGTGGCGCCGGTCACGGTGGTCGATCACCCGCTGGTGCAGCACAAGCTGACCCTGCTGCGGGACAAGGCGCGCTCGACCAAGGGCTTCCGCCAGCTCCTGAACGAGATCGGGACGCTGCTCGCCTACGAGGTCACCCGCGACCTGCCGCTGGAGCCGGTCGAGATCGAGACTCCGCTGGTGACGATGCAGGGCGCGCAGATCGCCGGCAAGAAGCTCGTCCTGGCGCCGATCCTGCGCGCCGGCGTCGGCTTCCTCGACGGCATGCTGTCGCTGCTGCCCTCGGCCCGCGTCGCCCATATCGGGCTCTACCGCGATCCCGACTCGCTTGAGGCCGTCGAGTACTACTTCAAGGCCCCGTCCGACCTCGCCGACCGCACCGTGCTGGTCCTCGACCCGATGCTGGCGACGGCGAACTCGGCCGTCGCCGCGGTCGACCGGTTGAAGGAGCGCGGCGCCCGCGACCTGCGCTTCGTCTGCCTGCTCGCCGCGCCGGAGGGGCTGGCCAAGTTCCAGGGCTCCCACCCGGACGTGCCGGTCTGGACCGCCTCGATCGACAGCCACCTGAACGAGCACGGCTACATCCTGCCGGGTCTCGGCGACGCCGGCGACCGGATGTACGGCACGCGGTAA
- a CDS encoding NAD(P)H-quinone oxidoreductase: protein MPSIPATMRQVRFNGAGGPEVIGIETVPVPRPGPNQVLVEVVAAGVNRPDCQQRAGKYPPPPGATEVPGLEIAGRIVALGEGVTGLAEGQEVCALTISGGYAEYSVAEAALCLAKPGPLSLIEAAGLPENYWTVWTNVFERGRLRQGERFLVHGGSSGIGSTAIQLAKQFGATVYATAGSAEKCTFCESLGADHAINYRDADFAAEVKRLTDGQGVDVILDMVGAAYLERNLKSLALEGRLVIIAFLQGFLAENVNLTPVMIRRLTVTGSTLRPRTVAQKAAIADGLRREVWPLLESGTVKPVIHATFPLEEARAAHELMESSAHLGKIMLLTGK, encoded by the coding sequence ATGCCGTCGATCCCCGCCACCATGCGCCAGGTCCGCTTCAACGGGGCCGGCGGGCCGGAGGTGATCGGGATCGAGACCGTGCCGGTGCCGCGCCCCGGCCCGAACCAGGTCCTGGTCGAGGTCGTGGCAGCGGGCGTGAACCGCCCCGATTGCCAGCAGCGCGCCGGCAAGTACCCGCCGCCGCCCGGCGCCACCGAGGTTCCGGGCCTGGAGATCGCCGGCCGCATCGTCGCCCTCGGTGAGGGCGTCACCGGTCTCGCCGAGGGCCAGGAGGTCTGCGCGCTGACGATCAGCGGTGGCTACGCCGAGTACTCTGTCGCCGAGGCGGCGCTCTGCTTAGCCAAGCCCGGTCCGCTCTCGCTCATCGAGGCGGCGGGGCTGCCGGAGAATTACTGGACGGTCTGGACCAACGTGTTCGAGCGCGGCCGCCTCCGACAAGGCGAGCGCTTCCTGGTCCATGGCGGGTCGAGCGGCATCGGCTCGACGGCGATCCAGCTCGCCAAGCAGTTCGGCGCCACGGTCTACGCCACCGCGGGCTCGGCCGAGAAATGCACCTTCTGCGAATCCCTCGGCGCCGACCACGCCATCAACTACCGCGACGCCGATTTCGCGGCGGAGGTGAAGCGCCTGACCGACGGCCAGGGGGTCGACGTGATCCTCGACATGGTCGGTGCCGCCTATCTGGAGCGCAACCTGAAGTCCCTGGCGCTGGAAGGCCGGCTCGTCATCATCGCCTTCCTGCAGGGCTTCCTGGCGGAAAACGTCAATCTCACTCCGGTGATGATCCGCCGCCTCACCGTGACCGGCTCGACCCTGCGTCCGCGCACCGTCGCCCAGAAGGCCGCCATCGCCGACGGCCTGCGCCGGGAGGTCTGGCCGCTGCTGGAATCCGGCACCGTCAAGCCGGTGATCCACGCCACCTTCCCGCTGGAAGAGGCGCGGGCGGCGCATGAGCTGATGGAGTCGAGCGCGCATCTCGGGAAGATCATGCTGCTCACGGGCAAGTAG
- a CDS encoding 3-hydroxybutyryl-CoA dehydrogenase encodes MGIEIKTVGIIGAGQMGSGIAHVCSLAGLDVRMNDRDPERLKSGLANVNGNLQRQVSKGAITEDQRRSAIERVLPVDSFDGFGPCDLVIEAATEDESIKRSIFSALCPSLRPETMVATNTSSISITRLAASTDRPERFIGIHFMNPVPVMQLVELIRGIATEDPTYESAKAFVRRLGKIVSVSEDFPAFIVNRILLPMINEAIYTLYEGVGSVDSIDTAMRLGANHPMGPLQLADFIGLDTCLSIMQVLYEGLADSKYRPCPLLVKYVEAGWLGRKSKRGFYDYRGAEPVPTR; translated from the coding sequence ATGGGCATCGAGATCAAGACGGTCGGGATCATCGGGGCCGGTCAGATGGGCAGCGGCATCGCCCATGTCTGCTCCCTGGCCGGGCTCGACGTGCGGATGAACGACCGCGATCCCGAGCGCCTGAAGAGCGGGTTGGCCAACGTCAACGGCAACCTGCAGCGGCAGGTCTCGAAGGGCGCGATCACCGAGGATCAGCGCCGCTCCGCCATCGAGCGGGTCCTGCCGGTCGATTCCTTCGACGGTTTCGGTCCCTGCGACCTCGTGATCGAGGCCGCGACCGAGGACGAGTCGATCAAGCGCAGCATCTTCAGCGCGCTGTGCCCGTCCCTGCGGCCCGAGACGATGGTGGCGACCAACACCTCGTCGATCTCGATCACGCGGCTCGCCGCCTCGACTGACCGGCCCGAGCGCTTCATCGGCATCCATTTCATGAACCCGGTGCCGGTGATGCAGCTCGTCGAGCTGATCCGCGGCATCGCCACCGAGGACCCGACCTACGAATCGGCCAAGGCCTTCGTGCGGCGGCTCGGCAAGATCGTGTCGGTGTCGGAGGATTTCCCGGCCTTCATCGTCAACCGCATCCTGCTGCCGATGATCAACGAGGCGATCTACACCCTCTACGAAGGCGTCGGCTCGGTCGATTCGATCGACACGGCGATGCGGCTCGGCGCCAACCACCCGATGGGCCCGCTCCAGCTCGCCGATTTCATCGGCCTCGATACCTGCCTGTCGATCATGCAGGTGCTCTACGAGGGCCTGGCCGATTCGAAGTACCGCCCCTGCCCGCTCCTGGTGAAGTACGTCGAGGCCGGCTGGCTCGGCCGCAAGAGCAAGCGCGGCTTCTACGATTACCGCGGCGCGGAGCCGGTGCCGACGCGCTGA